Genomic segment of Sarcophilus harrisii chromosome 4, mSarHar1.11, whole genome shotgun sequence:
aattttttcttttcttttgtaacataaCTAATATAaagatatgttttatataattgcatatgATATcaagttgcttgccttctcaaggggggggaaggagggaggtagaaaatttagaactcaaaatttaatatttaaaaatattttgtttcccccaattacacataaaaaattttaacattcttttttttttaagttccaaattacatgagcaatcatgtaaaacattaccatcttagtcattttgtgcaagaagatgaaagaatggaaggaaggaaggaaggagggaaaagaggagggaagaagaaaagaaaaaaaaagaaagaaggaaaaaaggaaggaaggaaaatagtatgtttcagtctGTGTTCAGagaatatcatttctttttctgaaggctgatagcatttttcatcatgagtcctttgggattgttttggatcattgttttgctgagaacaGTCTAGTCGTTCACTATTCACTATACAagattgctgttattatgtataatgttctcttggatctgctcactttatatagtttatatacatCTTTtcgggtttttctgaaatcatcttgcttgacatttctttttgtttttatatccactaggtctttatttttttctttgtaacatttcattttttaaaattattatagctttttatttacaagatatatacataggtaatttttcagcattgacagttgcaaatccttttgttccaccttttcccctccttcccctcccaccctcccccagatggcaggttgaccaatacatattaaatatgttaaagtgtaagttaaatacaatatatgtacacatgtccatacagttattttgctgtacaaaaagagtcggactttgaaatcatgtacaattagcctgtgaaggaaatcaaaaatgcaggtggacaaaaatagagggattgggaattctatatagtggttcatagtcatctcccagagttctttccctgggtgtttgcttgacatttcttatagcacaataatattctattataatcacataccatagcttatttaatcatttcccatttgataggcatcccctcaatttcttattcttaattaccacaaaaaagaggtgctacaaagatttttatgcaaatagtctttttctttaaaaaaaaaaaaaaaatctctttgtgatacagacctaaCAGTGGCATTGCTagacaaaggatatgcacagctttatagctctttgggtataagaacttaatttttttttaatgttaaaaaattatctttacagcaattccaatagacttgtgaggtAAAGAATTATCTgtctccagagagaggactttggagactgaatgtggatcacaaacataacattttgtttgcttgtttttttctttctttctcatttttttttttggcccctttgatctgatttttcttgcacagcatgatatatgtggaaatatggttagaataattgcacatgtgtaacctattttgaattacttgctgtctagggaggtagagaggaagggagaaaaaattggaacactaggttttgcaagggtggatgttgaaaactatctttgctttttgaaaaaagaaagctcttattttaaaaattgcctttacatgtaattgagaaaaaattaattaaaagaaaaaaaattatcctttttgtcTTGAAGGCAGCTATTAACCCCTTTTCTGCTGATGAACCTTTACAAGGAGAATAGAGacttctccaaatttttttctattattcttgtTGTTACTAAGGGAACTCAATGATTCAAGCCTAGTCTCCATCGCTTTTCAGTTATCCCTCCTACTCTCTGATGTGAAGCTGAACACCCAGAATCTCCATAAGCACCTTCCTCACAAGGTCTTGGGCCATCTGGTCTTCCTGATAACAATAGGCATAAGGAGAGGTTGCCTTGTGCGGTAAGAATATTGGAGCAGGAGTTTAGAGAGTCAGgtccaaatcctgcctcttcCATTTACTATCTGTGGGATTTgggggcaaatcacttcacctctctttgcttcagtttcctcatttgtaaaatgactcaTGTATTCTCTATTCTCAGAGTGGTTATAAACCCTACAATTCCATCAGAATGTTatctgtgattattattattattattattgtcaggATAGGGAGAACTGAGAACTGCTTTTGCTTTTTAACCGTGCCTCACATGAGGAAGGAAGTGAGTTCCCAAGGTTATGAgaatttcctccctttttttaattaaaaaattattttcagttcttaatTTCTACCTTCCCTCTTAGCCCCTTTCCATccattgagaaggaaaaagatatgATACTCatcatacatataaaatcatgcatatttccatattagctatgttgtgaaaaagaaaaaaacaagaaaaataaagtaaaagaaaatatgcttcatcCTGCACCTAGATTTCCAGTTCTATCCCTGGAAGTAGACAGcgtcatgaatcctttggaattatggatcattgtgttgattcAGAATAACTAAATCTTTCCCAGTTGGTCATTgttacaatatttctgttacaatgttctcctgatgcTGCTTAGAGGAATTTTTTTGAAGTCAAGTTAtattcctctctatttctctccctttatACACATTCCCCAACCACTAATCTTATATTCCGGCCTTAGAGAATAGCTTCATTCATCCTGATTAGTAATGGCACAGCAGAAAGAGGGCTGTATTTGTAATCAAAAGGGGCTGAATAAAATCATAGTTGTGTTATATCTGTGTTATTCTGGACAAGCCACTTCAATCCTTTCTGGCTTCTGctttctcagctgtaaaaagaAGCAGTTGGGCTATTTGACCTCTCAAGGTTTTCAGCAGTAAGTCTGATATTCTTTAGTGAAGAGTAGTTTTCAGCTTTGTGGCTTTAaggtttcctttcccttcctaacTGCTCAATTGTTAACTTAGAGACATTAGAACACTCTGGACCATTGTAAATTAAATAGTTCTCTTTGGTAACATGAATAACCTTTGTAGAGTGGATATTAACTTAATTTGGCATTTCAATATTGAGACATCCTAAAGGGAAGCACAGCTGAATATGGGATGATCTCATTCCCCAATCAGCTTCCTTTGAAAACTTCCCATCAAGTCTACACAAGGCTTTGGCTCAGTACCATGCTCATTTAAAATATCCAGGGGGATCAATTCTCTGTTCCTCTGTTCCAACATTCCTTcttgccattttttctcctttctctgcaCAGTGCCAGAGCTAGCAGACCATCTACTAATCCAActaatcattttataaaggaggaaactaagCTCTCAAGGATTCCTTACTCCCCTTTCTCTGACTCTTCCCAAAAGCACTTCTCTAGGCTCTATTTTTCATCTGGAACTTTCCACCTCTGCCTAATACAAGCTAAGCCATAGAACATAGAATTCCAGAGCCTGATGGGGCTTTTAGAGATCAGATCTGCTAGTCAAAGAGAccagctttttaaaatatctccttTATCTGTGCTGACTCTCATTcgtatttttcctttcattccagCAGCTCGGGAAATCTCTCTTCTAAGTCTTTGTAGAAAACATCTGACGACAGATTTAGAACTGtaagggaccttggaggtcatctaatccactcccctccctccttttaaaaatacagatgaAGGATTCAAGGCTCAAAGGTTAAGGGGCTAGACCAAGATCAGACAGGATGTAAATAATAGTATAAGGGTTTGAACCAaggtcttctggctccaaatttaatgttcttttcactattgAGAAAAGAGGTACAATATATACTTTCCTTATGTAATTTAGCAAAAGTCTGATATTAAGTGATCAAGTCTCTGTTAATAAAGAAGCATAAtatcagtttttcttttgtttgtctcTTTGTTATTCACTTTGGACTGCCCCCTCCCCACCATTATTTGGGTATTGTCATTCTTTCCCAGGACTTTCTTTCTAGGGTAAATTTCTCTCTAGTTAAGACTTTCAACTCTGCTCCTGGGGGAATGGTTTTGCTTTCaaatctgtaaaaaataaaattaaaaaaagcccAAACAGAAATGAGATGTTTGAGGTTATATGCTCTAAAAGGGTTATTTCAGCTCAATTATATAACTCACTTCACTAGGACTGCTGACTCATATGTGTCAAGGTATTGGTCTGGATCCTCTGTTTAGGggaaactataaaaatataaatcaataaaaccTCTTTCATTCATTCTGTCCCCAGTTTTGCCAGAAATTTTCTAGTCATAATAAGATCTATCCCTTTCCCTGTATATCTCATCATCCAATGCTACTTCTGGGTTTCATTTACCCCAAGGACACAGACATATAAACCAATAATTCAGAGAATTTATTATCTCagagaaatgattttcttttcaaaacaaaagGCGAAATGGAAAGCAACACAAAATCTTGAAGAACAAATTAGGAAGCAAGTTCATCTCTCATGGGAGAATGGAAAGGGAGAGTGGAAATCACCAGTTCTGTCTAGCAGCAAAATGGGCAGGGCACTCTGCCTGTATTTTGAGCAACTTCTGCTTAGCTCTGGTCACATCCTCTTTGTACCATGTCAAAGCCTCCTCTTCTCCATCCCTGGGATGCTCTGCTTGCCTGCTCCAGCAATAGCACCAACTCCAGTGCCAGGGGTAGTATCTCAAAACATTGTCAATGGGTCAGGGCTTGCTGAATATTTTTTCAGTTCCATTCTCACTTCTTGACAGCTCCCAAGGGATGCAACATTCCATTGTGTATGTGGTTAACCTTCTGATTCCATCGTGTGTACTTTATATGCATCTATACGTGTCTGGGGACTCCTTAGGAGTTGATGTCTGAGAGTGTTCCTAGAGGAGTGCAAAAGACTTAGGTCCTGACCTCAGAAACCTTGAAGTCTGATGGGGCAATATAGACTtctcaaataagagaaattacaGGTTTGACTACCTAGAAGTAGTCAAAGTGAATACATTTACACAACTAAACATAGGAACTCATTAGGTTGGGAAACATTTAATACCTCTTATAATTTCACTCAAGGTTTCATGGAGGATGTTGATTCTGAATAGAACTTTACAAGATAGGAGTGATTACTCTGGTGGCTGGAAATGAAGATTATTCCaagaattggggaaaatattatcaGACATAGTATTCCCATAAGGTAAAGATGGGGCAGTCATATACTCAGAATCCCCATCTTTCAGCCTCTCTCTACAGGACTCAAAGTTCTTTTCTTGTTCAATCAAGATCTACTAACCTCTTCATACagtgaagggaggaagaaagccaTTTTTACATGTTGGCCCTTAATCCTAAGAATTAAATCCTTGATCCCCTAGGATGAACCTCAAGATCATTACTGTGTGTGGTTGTGATCCTCAGAGCCCAGAGGTGGCTGCAGGTCATTAGCACGTCAAATATAAGCAGCTTGAAGAAGATCAGCCGAATGGCCCCTAGGATCAGTGTCTGAGAAAGGCCATATGGTCCTGGTGGAAGAAACAAAAAGGTAAGAGATGCTTGGGACAAGACAGTTTGGGAAATATCTTTCCCAAATgactaaactatatatatatatcttttaaccCAGCAATACAAATACTAAACCTATACaacaaagagatcagagaaaaaagaaatgtacaaaaatatttaaagcaactcttttttttttttttggtggcaaaaaacaataaatgaatgGGGTAACCCCAATATTGGGAACTggttgaatgtaatggaattaaagatgaaagtgacagtttcagagaaatctatgaagatttgtataaattgatgcagaatgaaatgagcagaaccaggagaataatttatttaataagaaCATGTAAAGACAAGCAATTAAGTGGCATAGGAGACCGAGTTCCAGGCCTAGAATTAGAAAGACCCTgcgttcaaatccaacctcatatagttactagctgtgtaaccctgggcaagtcacttaacctgttgacctcagtttctccatctgtaaaataagctagagaaggaaatggcaaaccattgcagtatctctgccaagaaaaccccaaatgatgtcaCAGAGAGGTAGACCCCACTGAATAACAAAGACTTTGAAagcttaggaactctgatcaatgatTCTCTCCCATTTTACATGTAAGATAGTTGTTCTCTGACCCAACCTTAACCCTAACGCCCAGAATGTGATTACAAGGTGTTAAAGCAGCTGTAAAGAAGTATCTATACTATATTATTCCCTTTGGGATATGGAACTATATTTCTTTGAATGAATTAAAGGGAATAAACCTTATTGAACAAGGAGGATTTTAAAGAGCTAAAGAACAAAGCTTTAGTTCCCAAGGAGTCAAGGTTCAGTTACATTTTGTGAAGAGGCTGTGCTGTGCAGGTCTCTGTCCTttatccctccctcttctctccattaTGGAATGTCATGACATTtaatagtgacttgcccagaggaaAATATCTTATCTGGCAGATCAAAAGTTGGTTAGTTTGGAAGAATATGAAGTACAATTGAAGGAATAAAGACACGCACTCCAGATAGACATAGATACAGAGGGGAAAAGTAACTTTAAGAAAAGGGTTCTCTGGCAGCAGAGAACAGAGCTGGTTATAGAGATGATCAGATTTGGGGAGCCTACATTGAGGACTCTAAAAATTATAGAGGAAAAAGGACTTCCAGGTCCCAAAGTGTCATGAATTTTAAGTTGTCTCCCCCCAAGTGTGCCTCAATACCAGTGTACTCATGTAGCTCACTCTTTCTGAGGCTGCTGTGTGATTAAGAGAGAATGTATTACAGATCTACATAGGAAATGTTGCATAGGTATTATTCTTAATATTCAGTCTGAATAAAGGCCTCTGCTAAGAGCTAATTGTTTCTACTGAGTGCCTATTGATGGGAAGCATGCAGAGTGAGATTCAGTAGCTATATTAGTAATAGAGCAGCCCTACAGATTACTCCTTTGAACCTTGAAGTAGTTAATAGTCAATCTCTGGACagccagccctcaagtcaggttAGGAGAGTAGTTCAGGGGTAATACTATATATAGATGAGGTAGGTGAAGCAGCCCAGATGAAGTCAGTACTTGACCCCAGGGTTACCAAGTGAGTCAACATAGTCTCATACTGCCTCTGATGAGGAGACTGATTACCACCCAAATCACTTTGGTTTCAACAGGACACAGGTGCCTGGCCTCCAGATCTCACCATCCATCCAGTCACTCACCGGTAGTTAGCTCCTGTTGGCACTTTTCTGCCTTGGGTTCACCTgccaaaaccaaagaaaaagagTTTGCATTCAGCTAGTCTTTAAGCTCTTTATAGACAAGGACTTCTGCCATGTTTCTTTGTATCATGAGCATAATATTGGAGAAAGTAccttggatttagaatcagaggacttggagTCAAATTTTTGCTCTTCCATAAATAACTCATGAGATCTTAGACAAACTATTTAACGTTTCTGTATCCCAGCTCTCTCATTTGTAATATGGGGGAAGGGAAGCTAGATTAAATGGTCCCAAGGCCATTTCGCCTCCTCAAGGCCACTGTGAGACATGCCATAGATGAGgagcctgaagcataataaatgtttgttggaggCAAAATTCCCCCAATGAGTAAGAACTCACTTGCTCAGTTCTCCTTTCTCTCAAGAATTTTTCCTTGGTCTCTCTTGCACCCACAATAATAGTgtgttgaaatttttttccccaagtacttTCACAGTATCTTCATTAGATAACAGCTCTGTGAAAAAGACATTTTAGGTATTATTTTTTGTACCTGACAGATGGGGCATATTAGGTTCACGGAAGAAAACTGACTTAAGGTGAAATAGCTAATTAATTCTGGCTAATCTAAAATACATTCAGCTTGGAAATTGTAACTAATTAGTCCAAAGTGAAGAATGGCACTTTCCCAGACAGTGGAGTTTCTTGGAAGAATGGGGTCAAAAGGAGGGAAAGTACCAGGAGATAAGGGACCTGACAATGCCTTAAACTCTAGAAGCTCCATCGAGACAGGGTCTTAGTTTTCCATACCAGATAGCTGAAGAGGACGGGtgcttgggccctggggctgccAGCCTGGCCCTGTGTGGCAGACCAGAGGCTCCCAGGAAGCCAGCTCCTCAGCAGGGAGGGAAAGCTGGGCCAGGCTGCTCCAGGTACCATCCCCAGCTGGTGAGGGACCATAAGTGAAGGCATCCAAGGTGGTGCCGTTGCCAGATGAGAACCAGATGGAACCATCAGCAAACGAAGGAGAGATGTCAAGAACCAAGCAGATCACCAGCGTCTTCTGTTGCCCATCTACCACCTGGGTGAGTGGGGGAGCCATGGAGGGAAAGGGAGCAGTACACATACCTGCAGGGGGACACATGTGTGAAATGGCATTGACTTGAAAGACCTGACTGAGTTCATGTCCCATTTCAGAGACTTATTAGCAGtgattcatttaacttttcttagtcttagtaaaagggggataataataatagtgcaaAGTTCTTGGGAGGGTCAAAAGAAATGAGTTAAAGGCCTATGCAAATCTTTAAGCTCAataaaaatgctaactattattattaaatttgggAAGTCAGGCTCTATACTCTCAAAAGTTCTTCCCA
This window contains:
- the PTCRA gene encoding pre T-cell antigen receptor alpha isoform X2, whose protein sequence is MAKPWLLLLLTLGTPALPTGMCTAPFPSMAPPLTQVVDGQQKTLVICLVLDISPSFADGSIWFSSGNGTTLDAFTYGPSPAGDGTWSSLAQLSLPAEELASWEPLVCHTGPGWQPQGPSTRPLQLSGEPKAEKCQQELTTGPYGLSQTLILGAIRLIFFKLLIFDVLMTCSHLWALRITTTHRTLSDINS
- the PTCRA gene encoding pre T-cell antigen receptor alpha isoform X1, which gives rise to MAKPWLLLLLTLGTPALPTGMCTAPFPSMAPPLTQVVDGQQKTLVICLVLDISPSFADGSIWFSSGNGTTLDAFTYGPSPAGDGTWSSLAQLSLPAEELASWEPLVCHTGPGWQPQGPSTRPLQLSGEPKAEKCQQELTTGPYGLSQTLILGAIRLIFFKLLIFDVLMTCSHLWALRITTTHSNDLEVHPRGSRI